In Humulus lupulus chromosome 7, drHumLupu1.1, whole genome shotgun sequence, the following are encoded in one genomic region:
- the LOC133790826 gene encoding uncharacterized protein LOC133790826, with protein sequence MIFLPLARQVSWRVFFSLYFQSSVYVFLYFTMENIISDLKISEWKHNSLCKTYDEISSQASSIVMFGIQWKDVDTQLTSARKLVETELEQLMEREKVVVSKEKELEVKGSHLNSTIALKETQLAEIQRLIEEGSKVIEENREELDVKQRQCAAIQASIVEKEREFDQVRSRIKEEEEKFDFVRNCIEEEKKKLEALGFLASKETQLAEIEKLIEEQSKVIESHLQHVDSLKSLIEENREELDVKEKQHDAIQKSIADKEMELDCVTNRIKKGEDKLEGLEKRIIEKSEEVSYKQKEIFSIIKTLRSYRDEIQLKDRKLNDIKRSLEERKEEIAVREGQLKTCLSSIHDCDKMIKVKEEKLNSIQNSIVELELKEKRLDLLTKDVELKEKNIARLNRIVDESAEKYVMKERDFKALLEKLELRERFCESKYEEISVFEQKVNACLKEVELKEKNLGSLQKFVDEHSQELRKKEMELEKRVIEFKLREREFDSAKKLTELRAQEKTNMYPYQVKIEPSEDTHINSALVPLTAYNEFSISKAGEDLQLLLNRHLKRHDFLCNEISIALQASLDPAKLVLAAMNGFYLSNSSREGTETFDLHIVRRSCILLLEQFMETSPQIDSHVREEALKLARDWKAKIILGNENFLEVLGFLQLLASYRLRFAFDLNEIRLLFNIVDKHKQASELSQFLCPPDNASVKIEQAEDSLANNVTSNIQLMEQAENSLVNFATPNLQPIKQVETSSANLVTSNLEHWNGGDLGFEAKRDSSNEFGKNKRKLEDNQSCSGEDKRAKGCHNNNNNSKGQQSQFPSCLNCKKRHRGECRAQTRACFYCNQEGHMKRNCPMLKSEFEREWPKKNHAFVLG encoded by the exons ATGATTTTCCTTCCCCTGGCGAGACAAGTCTCTTGGAGGGTTTTTTTTTCGCTTTATTTTCAGTCATCAGTGTATGTTTTCCTCTACTTCACAATGGAAAACATAATCTCTGACTTGAAAATTTCGGAGTGGAAGCACAACAGTCTCTGCAAAACTTACGATGAGATTTCGTCTCAAGCTTCTTCCATCGTCATGTTCGGTATCCAATGGAAGGACGTAGACACCCAACTCACGTCGGCCCGGAAGTTGGTTGAAACCGAACTGGAACAACTAATGGAGCGGGAGAAGGTTGTGGTTTCCAAAGAGAAGGAGTTGGAGGTCAAAGGGTCTCATTTAAACTCAACCATTGCGTTGAAAGAAACCCAATTGGCTGAAATTCAAAGACTGATTGAAGAAGGTTCGAAAGTGATTGAAGAGAATCGCGAAGAGCTTGATGTTAAACAGAGGCAATGTGCTGCGATTCAGGCGTCTATTGTGGAGAAAGAGAGGGAGTTTGATCAGGTACGTAGTCGTATTaaagaggaagaggaaaagttTGATTTTGTAAGAAATTGTATCGAAGAGGAAAAGAAGAAATTGGAGGCCTTAGGGTTTCTTGCGTCGAAAGAAACCCAATTGGCTGAAATTGAAAAATTGATTGAAGAACAATCTAAGGTGATTGAATCGCATCTGCAACATGTCGATTCGCTCAAGTCTTTGATTGAAGAGAATCGCGAAGAGCTTGACGTTAAGGAGAAGCAACATGATGCGATTCAGAAATCGATTGCGGACAAGGAGATGGAGCTTGATTGTGTAACTAACCGTATTAAAAAAGGAGAGGACAAATTGGAGGGTTTAGAGAAAAGGATAATAGAAAAATCTGAGGAAGTTTCGTATAAACAGAAGGAGATCTTTTCGATTATAAAGACTTTGAGGTCTTACAGAGATGAAATTCAGTTGAAAGATAGGAAATTGAATGACATTAAAAGATCTCTCGAGGAACGTAAGGAGGAGATTGCGGTAAGAGAAGGTCAACTTAAAACTTGTTTAAGTTCCATTCATGATTGTGATAAAATGATCAAAGTGAAGGAGGAAAAGCTCAATTCTATTCAAAACTCGATAGTGGAACTTGAGTTGAAAGAGAAAAGGCTTGATTTGCTTACAAAAGATGTTGAGTTGAAAGAGAAGAATATTGCTCGGCTGAACAGAATAGTGGACGAGAGTGCTGAAAAGTACGTGATGAAAGAGAGAGATTTTAAAGCTTTATTAGAGAAGCTTGAGTTGAGAGAAAGGTTTTGCGAATCGAAATATGAGGAAATTAGTGTATTCGAACAAAAGGTAAATGCTTGCCTCAAAGAAGTTGAATTGAAAGAAAAGAATCTCGGGTCGCTCCAAAAATTTGTAGATGAGCATTCTCAAGAGTTGAGGAAGAAAGAGATGGAACTAGAGAAAAGAGTCATAGAGTTCAAATTAAGGGAAAGAGAATTCGATTCGGCAAAAAAATTAACTGAACTGAGAGCTCAAGAAAAAACTAATATGTATCCCTACCAAGTAAAGATTGAGCCATCTGAAGACACCCACATCAACAGTGCACTTGTTCCCTTAACTGCATATAATGAATTCTCCATCTCAAAGGCAGGAGAAGACTTGCAGCTGCTTTTGAATAGACATTTGAAACGGCACGATTTTCTTTGCAATGAAATTTCCATTGCTCTTCAAGCTTCGTTGGATCCTGCAAAGTTGGTGTTAGCTGCAATGAATGGATTTTACCTATCGAACTCGAGTAGGGAAGGTACAGAGACGTTCGATCTTCATATTGTTAGGAGAAGCTGCATTCTCTTGTTGGAACAGTTCATGGAAACTTCACCACAGATTGACTCTCACGTAAGAGAAGAAGCACTGAAGTTGGCAAGAGATTGGAAGGCTAAGATCATACTCGGAAATGAGAATTTTTTGGAAGTGTTGGGATTTTTGCAGCTTTTAGCTAGCTATAGATTGAGATTTGCCTTTGATCTGAATGAGATTCGCCTTCTTTTCAATATTGTTGATAAGCACAAACAGGCATCTGAATTAAGTCAATTCCTTTGCCCTCCTGATAACGCATCTG TTAAAATCGAGCAGGCAGAAGATTCTTTAGCCAACAATGTGACTTCAAATATTCAGTTAATGGAGCAAGCAGAAAATTCTTTGGTCAATTTTGCGACTCCAAATCTTCAGCCAATCAAGCAAGTAGAAACTTCATCAGCCAATCTTGTGACTTCAAATCTTGAACATTGGAATGGAGGAGATTTAGGTTTCGAGGCGAAAAGAGATTCTTCTAATGAGTTTGGGAAGAACAAGAGGAAGCTGGAAGACAACCAAAGTTGTTCGGGTGAGGACAAGCGGGCCAAGGGatgtcataataataataataatagtaaggGGCAGCAGAGTCAATTTCCTTCATGCTTGAACTGCAAGAAGCGTCATCGTGGTGAATGTCGTGCACAGACTAGGGCATGCTTCTATTGCAATCAGGAGGGGCATATGAAGAGAAATTGTCCGATGTTGAAGTCTGAATTCGAGAGAGAGTGGCCGAAGAAGAATCACGCATTTGTTCTGGGTTGA